TCCAAAGGTTTCTTTCTGACACTCGAGCAGTTTACCACGGACTTTGACATATCGCTGGTGGAGATCGCAGGATACGAACCCCGTGGAATAGGAGAAAACAATGGGTTCGCAGGTATCGGTATCAAAACCAGCCCCTATCAGGCCTGTGATGTATTTACCGATCCTACCCGCAGCGCCTGGATCATGAAAAATGTATCTGTAAGCCACTGCTACATCCACGATACGGGAGGCGAAGGACTCTACATCGGACATGGCTTCTATGAAGGCAGAGTGGAAAGCGCCTGCAGCGAGACTACCTATTCGCATTCGATCCAGCATATCCGAATCCATGACAATCGCATAGAGGATGTGGGCTTTGATGGAATTCAAATCAAAAACTGCGACAAGGACTGCAAGGTCTTCAACAATGTGATTCGCAACTACGGTCAGCTGGATGAAGGAGCCCACAACGAAGGGCTGTTCATCGGTGATGGAACCACCGGCGAGTTTTATGGCAATTACATCATCAACGGGACAGGTCATGGCATCCAGTTTTATGGTATCGGCAACAACGATATCTACAACAATCTGATCGTGAATGCTGGCAATGGCCCTGATAAGAAAGGAGATGGATTCTATGCCGCAAATGCTGTGCGTTGGGAGGATGGCTATTTCAACGTGATGAACAATACCTTTATCAACTCGGGTCGCAATGGTTTGGCCTTCTTTGGAGTCGATGGAGGTGTCAAGCGCTTCTACAACAACATCTTTGCCGTGACAGGAGCCGAGCTATCCAGAAAAGGTGTAGCCATGGATAGCGCCAACAACATATTTACGCAGAATCTGGAATCCCTCCACTTTAGCAACCCAGACAAAGAAGATTACTCCTTGCAGGACGGTTCAAGAGCACTCGATGCAGGAGCGGATGTATCCATGTATGGAATCGATGTAGATATTTTGGGTCAATCACGTCCTGTTGGCACTGCCTATGATGTAGGAGCCTATGAGAAGAGGTAAAGATGAGTTTTATGGCGAAGAAAAATAAATACTATCTGTGGATGGGGCTGAGTGCCTGCCTGGCCGTCGGTCTTGGGATCACTTACTCGCTGAGCCCTCAACCCTACGATCCAGTACCGGGATCCTGTACGATCTTTTCCGCGGCAATCGGAGATCGGGTTTTATTTGGCAACAACGAGGACTACTACAAGCCAAAGACCTATCTATGGACTGATCAAGGCGCCAAGGGAGACTATGGCAGCATTTACCTCGGGTTCAAGGATTATTCGCATCAGGGAGGGATCAACGAAAAAGGCCTCTGCTTTGATGCCAACGCGCTACCTAAAAGCCCTATCAATCTGCATCCGGAATTGAAAGCACCGCTGCACTATCAGGCGCCCTACGAAGAGCACATGATGTGGCTACCGGTGATGATCCTGAGAAAAGCTGCTACAGTCAAAGAAGCCATAGAAATAGCGAAAGAGTATAAGAAAGACAACTGGTACCCCATCGACGGCTCGGTCAAATATCAATTGCACTTTGCCGATGCAAGCGGGGATGCGGTCGTAATCAGCGTAGATGAATCCGGAGAACTGGCCTTCACACAAAAAGAAAAGGATGAGCACTTCTTGATCTCCACCAACTACAACAAAGTCAACCCTGACAATGCGCTGGAGTACCCCTGTC
This is a stretch of genomic DNA from Reichenbachiella ulvae. It encodes these proteins:
- a CDS encoding right-handed parallel beta-helix repeat-containing protein, with translation MKRIHLIVPAALLVLSLLSHCSSDVGGTTPEPEIERPPVSDVACSDCDFVIEPGVGMIDGEKLGIQPGQVIGLSGSGENYQNITFTNIVGTEADPIIIRNCDGKAIIESYYAFGVKFTHSEHFRLLGDGDVASDYGIQISTSKGFFLTLEQFTTDFDISLVEIAGYEPRGIGENNGFAGIGIKTSPYQACDVFTDPTRSAWIMKNVSVSHCYIHDTGGEGLYIGHGFYEGRVESACSETTYSHSIQHIRIHDNRIEDVGFDGIQIKNCDKDCKVFNNVIRNYGQLDEGAHNEGLFIGDGTTGEFYGNYIINGTGHGIQFYGIGNNDIYNNLIVNAGNGPDKKGDGFYAANAVRWEDGYFNVMNNTFINSGRNGLAFFGVDGGVKRFYNNIFAVTGAELSRKGVAMDSANNIFTQNLESLHFSNPDKEDYSLQDGSRALDAGADVSMYGIDVDILGQSRPVGTAYDVGAYEKR
- a CDS encoding C45 family peptidase produces the protein MAKKNKYYLWMGLSACLAVGLGITYSLSPQPYDPVPGSCTIFSAAIGDRVLFGNNEDYYKPKTYLWTDQGAKGDYGSIYLGFKDYSHQGGINEKGLCFDANALPKSPINLHPELKAPLHYQAPYEEHMMWLPVMILRKAATVKEAIEIAKEYKKDNWYPIDGSVKYQLHFADASGDAVVISVDESGELAFTQKEKDEHFLISTNYNKVNPDNALEYPCHRYSIAEQRLAAVDSEEELTVDLFRSILDEVHEEGIFNTTLYSNIFDLKEGKIYLYHWHQYDEVVILDVKEELVKAPYLIRIKELFSNETAGKASFEYGGWIIGLSGSILLATGLGVAGVYYLKNKSWSKKPLPPVGTFPREGL